A portion of the Celeribacter baekdonensis genome contains these proteins:
- a CDS encoding LPS-assembly protein LptD — MTVSSPLPKRPLRPARLVLALAMSLGFGMALSEAQIGAALAQDSPDTQALPTALLADSVSFDGTLLIATGAIEVIQGTARLTASRITYNQRTGQLQIDGPIRLTDGRGDTVILASSADLDTALQNGIMTSARMVIDRQLQLAANRLDVVDGRYLRLSQTVASTCEVCAAHPVPLWEIRAREVIHDSEAHQLYFTNAQLRIADVPVLWLPHLRVPDPTLKRARGFLIPELRTDSTLGTGIETPYFIPLGDSRDLTISPYIATKTTTLGLRYRQAFARGDLDVNGAVSSDDTRDGLRAYLYAQGTWHLGNGFEFGADLRAASDIAYLVDYGIYDGDFLPSKLTLTRYTKGEAFDAQLIHMRTLRAADLGIEDTLPFFLGEVIYERRVDPSALPGVLSFGLSASSSYRDSEVDIDGYDVLRLGAEAAWITSAVFGPGLKWDSTAAAYVDAYAMHQNSAYEDTVTRFTGSFETKVSWPLTRTTATGASEVIEPMIQLGWSDSVGGEVPNTDSTLVEFDEGNLMTLARFPGADRRATGVTAAAGLHFAHYAETTQYAITLGRVLSLDDSTEYSAASGLSTAQSDWLLGASVAFDAGLETSLALQSRSLFDDDFDLTKWETRLDYMRPRYTLGASYAYVVADAMEHRDTALNEFGFDGSFRLAKNWSANLEYLYDFTEDEATRTGLGLQFENECARVRFKVSRRYSDTEALDPTTSYSLSIGFGAYGANGKKDTSCGFGAL, encoded by the coding sequence ATGACTGTCTCATCTCCTCTACCCAAGCGCCCGCTGCGCCCTGCCCGTCTGGTTCTGGCTTTGGCCATGAGCTTGGGCTTTGGCATGGCGTTATCAGAGGCGCAAATCGGTGCGGCCTTGGCCCAAGACAGTCCAGACACCCAAGCCCTGCCCACAGCCCTTTTGGCCGACAGTGTCAGCTTTGATGGCACGCTGTTGATCGCCACCGGAGCAATCGAAGTGATCCAAGGCACGGCGCGTCTGACGGCCAGCCGGATCACCTATAATCAACGCACCGGACAGCTGCAGATCGACGGCCCGATCCGTCTGACTGACGGTCGCGGAGACACTGTGATTTTGGCCTCAAGCGCCGATCTCGACACCGCGCTTCAAAATGGCATCATGACCTCGGCCCGCATGGTCATTGATCGCCAGTTACAACTCGCCGCCAATCGACTTGATGTTGTGGACGGGCGCTATCTGCGGTTGTCACAAACGGTGGCTTCGACCTGCGAAGTCTGCGCCGCCCATCCTGTGCCCTTGTGGGAAATCCGCGCCCGCGAAGTGATCCACGACAGCGAGGCGCATCAGCTTTATTTCACCAACGCGCAATTGCGCATCGCCGATGTCCCGGTGTTGTGGTTGCCCCATCTGCGCGTCCCCGATCCCACGCTCAAACGCGCGCGCGGCTTTTTGATCCCAGAGTTGCGCACGGATTCCACTTTGGGCACAGGGATTGAAACCCCTTATTTCATCCCTCTGGGTGACAGCCGCGATCTGACGATTTCGCCTTATATCGCAACCAAAACCACCACGCTGGGCCTGCGCTATCGCCAAGCCTTTGCCCGTGGCGATCTCGACGTGAACGGCGCGGTGAGTTCGGATGACACCCGCGATGGCCTGCGCGCGTATCTATATGCCCAAGGCACATGGCATCTGGGCAATGGTTTTGAATTTGGCGCCGATCTGCGCGCCGCCTCCGACATTGCCTATCTGGTGGATTACGGCATTTATGATGGTGATTTCCTCCCCTCGAAACTGACCCTGACGCGCTACACAAAAGGCGAAGCTTTTGATGCGCAACTGATCCACATGCGGACGCTGCGCGCCGCCGATTTGGGGATCGAGGACACGTTGCCGTTCTTTTTGGGCGAGGTCATATATGAGCGTCGGGTCGATCCGAGCGCGCTGCCCGGCGTTTTGAGCTTTGGCCTCTCCGCCTCCTCGTCCTATCGCGATTCAGAGGTCGATATCGACGGCTATGACGTCTTGCGTCTTGGGGCTGAGGCGGCTTGGATCACCAGCGCGGTGTTCGGGCCGGGGCTGAAATGGGACAGCACCGCCGCCGCCTATGTCGATGCCTACGCGATGCATCAAAACTCAGCCTATGAGGACACCGTCACCCGGTTCACCGGATCGTTTGAGACAAAAGTGAGCTGGCCCTTGACCCGCACCACGGCGACAGGGGCTTCTGAGGTGATCGAACCGATGATCCAACTGGGTTGGTCGGACAGCGTGGGCGGTGAAGTCCCCAACACCGACTCGACCCTTGTTGAATTTGACGAAGGCAATCTGATGACCCTCGCCCGCTTTCCCGGTGCCGATCGTCGCGCCACTGGGGTCACGGCGGCGGCCGGGCTCCATTTTGCCCATTACGCCGAGACCACTCAATATGCGATCACCCTTGGACGGGTGCTCTCTCTCGACGACAGCACCGAATATTCCGCCGCGTCCGGTCTTTCGACCGCGCAATCGGATTGGTTGCTTGGGGCCTCTGTCGCCTTTGACGCGGGCCTTGAGACCAGCCTTGCCTTGCAAAGCCGGAGCCTGTTTGACGATGACTTTGATCTGACCAAATGGGAAACCCGCCTTGATTACATGCGGCCCCGCTACACTCTTGGCGCCTCCTATGCCTATGTGGTGGCCGATGCGATGGAACATCGCGACACGGCGCTCAATGAGTTTGGCTTTGATGGCTCTTTCCGATTGGCCAAAAACTGGTCCGCCAACCTCGAATATCTTTATGATTTCACCGAAGATGAGGCGACGCGCACCGGGCTTGGCCTTCAGTTCGAAAATGAATGCGCCCGTGTCCGTTTCAAGGTCTCGCGGCGCTATTCCGACACCGAAGCCCTTGATCCCACCACCAGCTATTCCCTGTCCATCGGCTTTGGGGCCTATGGGGCAAACGGCAAAAAGGACACGAGCTGTGGCTTTGGGGCGCTCTAA
- a CDS encoding LptF/LptG family permease, translating into MLQQLLMLFGFFSLVLALVFWVNKAVSLLDWLMGDGQSASVFLQLTLLSLPTILVNLLPIAAFAATVYVTNRLSAESELVVVQAAGYSPYRLARPVVFFSLIVAAMVAILSHVLVPLSVQELDMRRGEIARDVTARLLTEGTFVHPTKGITFYVRNISAAGELEDVYLSNSRDASQRQSFMASRALIVKGDGTAGNDAPMLLMFDGMAQTYELDSKRLSVTRFDRFAYGLGA; encoded by the coding sequence ATGCTTCAGCAATTGCTGATGCTGTTCGGGTTTTTCTCGCTCGTCCTGGCTTTGGTGTTCTGGGTCAACAAGGCGGTGAGCCTGTTGGACTGGCTCATGGGCGACGGCCAATCGGCTTCGGTGTTTTTGCAACTCACGCTGTTGTCGCTGCCAACGATCTTGGTCAATCTATTGCCGATCGCGGCCTTTGCCGCCACCGTCTATGTGACCAATCGTTTGTCGGCAGAATCGGAATTGGTGGTGGTTCAGGCCGCTGGCTATTCGCCCTATCGCCTGGCCCGTCCGGTGGTGTTTTTTAGCCTCATCGTCGCGGCAATGGTGGCGATTTTGTCCCATGTTCTGGTGCCGCTCTCTGTGCAAGAATTGGACATGCGCCGGGGTGAGATCGCTCGCGATGTCACCGCGCGCCTGCTCACCGAGGGCACATTTGTTCATCCCACCAAGGGCATCACCTTTTACGTACGCAACATTTCGGCGGCGGGCGAATTGGAAGACGTTTACCTGTCCAACAGTCGCGATGCGAGCCAGCGCCAAAGCTTCATGGCCTCCCGCGCCCTGATCGTCAAAGGTGATGGCACCGCGGGCAACGACGCGCCGATGTTGTTGATGTTTGATGGCATGGCGCAGACCTATGAACTTGACAGCAAACGCCTGTCTGTCACTCGATTTGACCGGTTTGCCTATGGGCTTGGGGCTTGA
- a CDS encoding peptidylprolyl isomerase produces the protein MRRKFGTLDTSKTGSIKGHSAGWGVATWRAAAHRVSQLAAIAALTLSALSLTITPALAQNMFAPVAYVNDKVVTRYELTQRVALLRVLGGATSEKDALDALIDERLKAEAAARVGLSVTDEQIAQGIQEFAARGKLQPEQFLNLMAKNGVSAQTVRDFLSTGLIWRDYARGRFGAKAQVSESEIDRALQNNGPSGGLRVLLSELFLPARTPEETAKSEALVKQIAANPTISNFAAAAAKYSVAPSREKSGRMDWVAVGDLPPALRSAVVALKPGEMTAPLSTGNAIGVFQLRKIAETDVATPNADAIEYAAYYIAGGRSEAALKRAAQVKASVDTCDDLYGIAKGEPETVLQIDTLPVKDIPNDVAIELAKLDPGEVSTALTRADGQTLVFLMMCGRSYEANDSADRDQIRQQLLSQRIGALADGFVAELRADATIVIP, from the coding sequence ATGAGACGTAAATTCGGGACACTCGACACATCAAAAACCGGATCCATCAAAGGCCACAGCGCAGGGTGGGGTGTGGCCACATGGCGGGCCGCAGCACACCGCGTGAGTCAACTGGCGGCCATCGCGGCGCTGACGCTTTCGGCCCTGTCTCTGACCATCACTCCGGCGTTGGCGCAAAACATGTTTGCCCCCGTCGCCTACGTCAATGACAAGGTGGTGACCCGCTATGAACTGACCCAACGCGTGGCTCTTTTGCGGGTTTTAGGTGGGGCGACCTCGGAAAAAGACGCGCTTGATGCGCTGATCGACGAACGCCTCAAAGCCGAAGCCGCAGCACGGGTGGGGTTGAGCGTCACCGACGAACAAATTGCCCAAGGTATCCAAGAATTCGCAGCGCGTGGCAAATTGCAGCCTGAACAATTCCTCAACCTGATGGCCAAAAACGGCGTTTCGGCCCAGACCGTGCGTGATTTCCTCTCGACCGGGTTGATCTGGCGCGACTATGCCCGCGGCCGCTTTGGCGCCAAGGCACAGGTCTCCGAATCCGAGATCGACCGCGCCTTGCAAAACAATGGCCCCTCCGGCGGCCTTCGCGTGTTGTTGTCTGAACTGTTCCTGCCCGCGCGCACCCCGGAAGAGACAGCAAAATCAGAGGCATTGGTCAAACAAATCGCCGCAAACCCGACGATTTCCAACTTTGCGGCCGCCGCCGCCAAATATTCGGTTGCACCGAGCCGTGAAAAATCCGGCCGCATGGATTGGGTCGCGGTAGGCGATTTGCCGCCTGCCCTGCGCTCTGCGGTGGTGGCGCTCAAACCCGGTGAAATGACCGCGCCTTTGTCGACGGGCAATGCCATTGGCGTGTTCCAACTGCGAAAAATCGCGGAGACCGATGTGGCCACGCCCAACGCCGACGCCATCGAATACGCGGCCTATTATATTGCCGGGGGCCGGTCTGAGGCCGCGCTCAAACGCGCGGCGCAGGTCAAGGCCTCGGTGGACACCTGTGACGATCTCTACGGCATCGCCAAAGGTGAACCCGAAACCGTGTTGCAGATCGACACATTGCCCGTCAAAGACATTCCCAATGACGTGGCGATTGAGCTTGCGAAACTTGATCCGGGCGAGGTCTCAACCGCGCTGACCCGTGCAGATGGGCAAACTTTGGTGTTTTTGATGATGTGTGGCCGCAGCTATGAAGCCAATGACAGTGCCGACCGCGACCAAATCCGCCAACAGCTTTTGTCGCAACGCATCGGCGCTTTGGCCGACGGTTTTGTCGCCGAATTGCGCGCAGATGCGACGATTGTGATCCCATGA
- the lptG gene encoding LPS export ABC transporter permease LptG — protein MRLDLYFARRFLRALLIVIAAFAGLIVMVESLDQIRNFSGVDIGSAAIFSMALLRLPRTIYDILPIIVVIATLVLFLGLARSSELVVARASGRSAMRSLLPPVVVVFVFGLLSVAVLNPVASTTGRTYETREALYLKGERQVFSVSDEGLWLREGSQDGQMVIRATRSNLDGSELFDVSFIGFAKAGLPLYRIEAEEARIEDGRWLLENAKRWPLEGAANPEAAATYHDTLTLNTTLTLEEIQDRFGTPQAVSIWDMSSYIKKLETAGFSARSYKMWLQSELALPFTFVAMLLIGAGFTMRHTRLGRTSTLVVTAIILAFGFFFLRSFAIILGQNGLLPISLAAWGPPMAVIFASLALLLHLEDG, from the coding sequence ATGAGGCTTGATCTCTATTTCGCCCGCCGGTTTTTACGGGCCTTGTTGATCGTGATTGCCGCCTTTGCCGGGCTGATCGTGATGGTTGAAAGCCTTGATCAAATCCGCAATTTCTCCGGTGTTGATATTGGATCGGCGGCGATTTTCTCCATGGCTTTGCTGCGCCTGCCACGCACGATTTACGATATTTTACCGATCATTGTGGTGATTGCGACATTGGTGTTGTTTCTGGGCCTGGCGCGCTCCTCGGAACTGGTCGTTGCGCGGGCCTCTGGCCGTTCGGCAATGCGCTCTTTGTTGCCACCCGTGGTGGTGGTGTTTGTGTTCGGCCTCTTGTCCGTTGCGGTGTTGAACCCCGTGGCGTCAACCACGGGGCGCACTTATGAAACCCGCGAAGCGCTTTATCTCAAAGGAGAACGTCAGGTATTTTCCGTCTCGGACGAAGGGCTATGGTTGCGTGAAGGTTCACAAGACGGCCAAATGGTGATCCGTGCCACGCGCTCCAATCTGGATGGCTCCGAATTGTTCGACGTCAGCTTTATCGGCTTTGCCAAGGCGGGATTGCCACTTTATCGGATCGAGGCCGAAGAAGCGCGCATTGAAGACGGGCGCTGGCTGCTTGAAAACGCCAAACGCTGGCCTCTTGAGGGTGCGGCCAACCCGGAAGCGGCGGCGACCTATCACGACACTCTGACGCTGAACACCACGCTGACGCTTGAGGAAATCCAAGACCGGTTTGGCACACCTCAAGCCGTCTCAATTTGGGATATGTCAAGCTATATCAAAAAGTTGGAAACCGCAGGTTTTTCGGCGCGCAGCTACAAAATGTGGCTGCAAAGCGAATTGGCCCTGCCCTTTACCTTTGTCGCCATGCTGTTGATCGGGGCTGGGTTCACCATGCGCCACACCCGGCTGGGGCGGACCTCAACCTTGGTGGTCACCGCGATCATTTTGGCCTTTGGCTTTTTCTTTCTACGCTCTTTCGCGATCATTTTGGGGCAAAACGGGCTTTTGCCAATCTCTTTGGCGGCATGGGGCCCACCGATGGCGGTGATCTTTGCCTCTCTTGCGCTGCTGCTGCATTTGGAGGATGGATAG